The Mycolicibacterium mageritense genome contains a region encoding:
- the qcrA gene encoding cytochrome bc1 complex Rieske iron-sulfur subunit, whose translation MSDNTPQTPSDAELTEMSREELVELGGKIDGVETIFKEPRWPISGTKAEKRAERVVAYWLLLGGFSGLALLLVFLFWPWEYKPFGSEGEFLYSLATPLYGLTFGLSILSIGVGAVLFQKKFIPEEISVQDRHDGRSSELHRKTVAANLTDALEGSTLKRRKVIGLSLGIGLGAFGAGTLVAFIGGLIKNPWKPVVPTAEGKKAVLWTSGWTPRFHGETIYLARATGRPGSSPFVKMRPEDIDAGGMETVFPWRESDGDGTTVESEHHLTEIAMGVRNPVMLIRIKPADMPKVVKRKGQESFNFGELFAFTKVCSHLGCPSSLYEQQTYRILCPCHQSQFDALHFAKPIFGPAARALAQLPITIDKDGYLVANGDFIEPVGPAFWERKS comes from the coding sequence ATGAGCGACAACACCCCGCAGACTCCCAGCGACGCTGAACTGACGGAGATGTCGCGCGAGGAGCTCGTCGAACTCGGCGGCAAGATCGACGGCGTCGAGACCATCTTCAAGGAGCCGCGCTGGCCCATCTCCGGCACCAAGGCCGAGAAGCGCGCCGAACGCGTGGTGGCGTACTGGCTTCTGCTTGGCGGCTTTTCGGGCCTGGCCCTGCTGCTGGTGTTCCTGTTCTGGCCGTGGGAGTACAAGCCGTTCGGCTCAGAGGGTGAGTTCCTCTACTCGCTGGCCACGCCGCTGTACGGCCTGACCTTCGGCCTGTCGATCCTGTCGATCGGCGTCGGTGCCGTGCTGTTCCAGAAGAAGTTCATCCCCGAGGAGATCTCGGTCCAGGACCGTCACGACGGGCGCTCCTCCGAGCTGCACCGCAAGACCGTCGCGGCCAACCTCACCGACGCTCTCGAAGGTTCGACCCTCAAGCGCCGCAAGGTCATCGGCCTGTCGCTCGGCATCGGCCTCGGTGCGTTCGGTGCGGGCACGCTGGTCGCCTTCATCGGCGGCCTGATCAAGAACCCGTGGAAGCCCGTGGTGCCCACCGCAGAGGGCAAGAAGGCCGTGCTGTGGACGTCGGGCTGGACCCCGCGGTTCCACGGCGAGACCATCTACCTGGCCCGCGCGACCGGCAGGCCCGGCTCGTCGCCGTTTGTCAAGATGCGGCCCGAGGACATCGACGCAGGCGGCATGGAGACCGTGTTCCCGTGGCGGGAATCTGACGGCGACGGCACCACCGTCGAGTCGGAGCACCACCTCACCGAGATCGCCATGGGTGTGCGCAACCCGGTCATGCTGATCCGCATCAAGCCTGCCGACATGCCCAAGGTGGTCAAGCGCAAGGGACAGGAAAGCTTCAACTTCGGTGAGCTGTTCGCGTTCACCAAGGTGTGCTCGCACCTGGGCTGCCCCTCGTCGCTGTACGAGCAGCAGACCTACCGCATCCTGTGCCCGTGCCACCAGTCGCAGTTCGACGCGCTGCACTTCGCCAAGCCGATCTTCGGTCCGGCGGCACGCGCGTTGGCCCAGCTGCCCATCACCATCGACAAGGACGGTTACCTCGTCGCCAATGGTGACTTCATCGAACCCGTCGGACCGGCATTCTGGGAGCGCAAATCATGA
- the qcrC gene encoding cytochrome bc1 complex diheme cytochrome c subunit, producing MTSKSRRRLRRRLSAGLLLLIGLAVAGGVAATLTPTPQVAVADESQSALLRTGKQLFDTSCVSCHGANLQGVPDRGPSLIGTGEAAVYFQVSTGRMPAMRGEAQAPSKPEHFDESQIDALGAYVQANGGGPTVVRDANGEIAQESLMGSNVARGGDLFRLNCASCHNFTGKGGALSSGKYAPDLGDANPQQIYTAMLTGPQNMPKFSDRQLSPEEKRDIVAYVRESAETPSYGGYGLGGFGPAPEGMAMWIIGMVAAIGIAMWIGARA from the coding sequence ATGACCAGCAAGTCGCGCCGTCGGCTACGCCGGCGATTGTCAGCAGGATTGCTGCTGTTGATCGGCCTGGCAGTCGCGGGTGGTGTTGCGGCAACGCTCACGCCGACACCGCAGGTTGCCGTCGCCGATGAATCGCAGTCGGCCCTGCTGCGCACCGGCAAGCAGCTTTTCGACACCTCGTGCGTGTCGTGCCACGGCGCCAATCTGCAGGGTGTGCCGGACCGCGGCCCCAGCCTGATCGGCACCGGCGAGGCGGCCGTGTACTTCCAGGTGTCCACCGGCCGCATGCCCGCGATGCGCGGCGAGGCTCAGGCCCCGTCGAAGCCCGAACACTTCGACGAGTCGCAGATCGATGCGCTCGGCGCGTACGTGCAGGCCAACGGCGGCGGCCCGACGGTCGTGCGTGACGCCAACGGCGAGATCGCCCAGGAGTCGCTGATGGGCTCCAACGTGGCCCGCGGTGGTGACCTGTTCCGGCTCAACTGCGCGTCGTGCCACAACTTCACCGGCAAGGGCGGCGCACTGTCCTCCGGCAAGTACGCCCCGGATCTCGGCGACGCCAACCCGCAGCAGATCTACACCGCGATGCTGACCGGTCCGCAGAACATGCCCAAGTTCTCCGACCGCCAGCTCTCCCCCGAGGAGAAGCGCGACATCGTCGCCTACGTCCGCGAGTCGGCGGAGACCCCCAGCTACGGCGGTTACGGCCTCGGTGGCTTCGGCCCCGCGCCCGAGGGCATGGCGATGTGGATCATCGGCATGGTCGCTGCCATCGGTATCGCAATGTGGATCGGAGCACGGGCATGA
- the qcrB gene encoding cytochrome bc1 complex cytochrome b subunit: MSPDLAKIAAAQGDAIDSRYHPSAAVRRQLNKVFPTHWSFLLGEIALYSFIVLLITGVWLTLFFDPSMAHVTYDGVYQPLRGVQMSRAYESALDISFEVRGGLFVRQIHHWAALMFAASIMVHLARIFFTGAFRRPREANWIIGSLLLILAMFEGYFGYSLPDDLLSGIGLRAALSSITLGMPVIGTWLHWALFGGDFPGEILIPRLYALHILLIPGIILALIGAHLALVWFQKHTQFPGPGRTETNVVGVRVMPVFAVKSGAFFALITGVLGLMGGLLTINPIWNLGPYKPSQVSAGSQPDFYMMWTEGLARIWPAWEFYPFGHTIPAVVWVAVIMGGVFGLLIAYPFIEKKVTGDDAHHNLLQRPRDVPVRTAIGAMAIAFYMVLTLAAMNDIIALKFHISLNATTWIGRIGMVVLPGIVYYIAYRWAISLQRSDRAVLEHGIETGIIKRLPHGAYVELHQPLGPVDDHGHPIPLEYQGAPLPKRMNKLGSGGAPGTGSFLFADPTVEHDALTEAAHASEHRALTALKEHQDRIHDTDGDTNGHH, from the coding sequence ATGAGCCCTGACCTTGCCAAGATCGCAGCCGCACAAGGCGATGCGATCGACTCGCGGTATCACCCGTCGGCGGCGGTGCGCCGGCAGCTGAACAAGGTGTTCCCCACCCACTGGTCGTTCCTGCTGGGTGAGATCGCCCTCTACAGCTTCATCGTGCTGCTGATCACCGGTGTGTGGTTGACGTTGTTCTTCGATCCGTCGATGGCGCACGTCACCTATGACGGTGTGTACCAACCGCTTCGGGGTGTGCAGATGTCGCGGGCCTACGAGTCCGCGCTCGACATCAGCTTCGAGGTCCGCGGCGGCCTGTTCGTCCGGCAGATCCACCACTGGGCGGCGCTGATGTTCGCGGCGTCGATCATGGTGCACCTGGCCCGCATCTTCTTCACGGGCGCGTTCCGCCGCCCGCGTGAAGCCAACTGGATCATCGGTTCGCTGCTGTTGATCCTGGCGATGTTCGAGGGCTACTTCGGCTACTCGCTGCCCGACGACCTGCTGTCGGGCATCGGCCTGCGCGCCGCGTTGTCCTCGATCACCCTCGGTATGCCGGTCATCGGAACCTGGTTGCACTGGGCGCTTTTCGGTGGGGACTTCCCCGGCGAGATCCTGATCCCGCGTCTCTACGCACTGCACATCCTGCTGATTCCGGGCATCATCCTGGCCCTCATCGGCGCGCACCTGGCGCTGGTGTGGTTCCAGAAGCACACGCAGTTCCCCGGCCCGGGCCGTACCGAGACCAATGTGGTGGGCGTGCGCGTCATGCCGGTGTTCGCCGTGAAGTCGGGTGCGTTCTTCGCCCTCATCACCGGCGTGCTCGGCTTGATGGGTGGTCTGCTGACCATCAACCCGATCTGGAACCTGGGCCCCTACAAGCCTTCCCAGGTGTCCGCGGGCAGCCAGCCCGACTTCTACATGATGTGGACCGAAGGCCTGGCACGTATCTGGCCGGCCTGGGAGTTCTACCCGTTCGGCCACACCATCCCCGCGGTGGTCTGGGTCGCGGTCATCATGGGCGGCGTCTTCGGTCTGCTCATCGCCTACCCCTTCATCGAGAAGAAGGTCACGGGTGACGATGCGCATCACAACCTGCTGCAGCGGCCGCGGGATGTGCCGGTACGCACCGCGATCGGCGCCATGGCCATCGCCTTCTACATGGTGCTCACCCTGGCCGCGATGAACGACATCATCGCCCTGAAGTTCCACATCTCGCTCAACGCGACCACCTGGATCGGCCGCATCGGCATGGTCGTCCTGCCCGGCATCGTGTACTACATCGCCTACCGCTGGGCCATCTCCCTGCAGCGCAGCGACCGCGCGGTCCTGGAGCACGGCATCGAGACCGGCATCATCAAACGCCTGCCCCACGGCGCCTACGTCGAGCTGCACCAGCCGCTGGGACCGGTCGACGACCACGGCCACCCCATCCCCCTGGAATACCAGGGCGCACCACTGCCCAAGCGCATGAACAAGCTCGGCTCCGGCGGCGCCCCCGGCACCGGCAGCTTCCTGTTCGCCGACCCCACCGTCGAACACGACGCCCTCACCGAGGCCGCCCACGCCTCCGAGCACCGCGCCCTCACGGCCCTCAAAGAACACCAGGACCGCATCCACGACACCGACGGGGACACCAACGGCCACCACTGA
- the asnB gene encoding asparagine synthase (glutamine-hydrolyzing) has protein sequence MCGLLALVTDPSRAAQGEVSPEAETRLVDAVAGASHLMRHRGPDEPGTWAETGPDGASVVLGFNRLSIIDIAHSHQPLRWGPADAPDRYVLVFNGEIYNYLELRDELRDKHGAEFHTDGDGEAIVAAYHHWGADALSRLRGMFAFALWDTETRELFCARDPFGIKPLFMATGPGGTAVGSEKKCLMDLAQNPDLALGIDLDIDARALQHYTVLQYVPEPETLNRGIRRLESGSYARIRPGAAPEVTRYFVPKFAAVPFVAGGEQSRYDEITAALEDSVAKHMRADVTVGAFLSGGIDSTAIAALAMRHNPRLITFTTGFEREGFSEVDVAVASAEAIGARHVTKVVSQAEFVEALPEIVWYLDEPVADPALVPLFFIAREARKHVKVVLSGEGADELFGGYTIYREPLSLKPFDYLPRPVRKSLGKASKPLPEGMRGKSLLHRGSLTLEERYYGNARSFSDDQLRAVLPGFRPHWVHTDVTAPVYAASQGWDPVARMQHTDLFTWLRGDILVKADKVTMANSLELRVPFLDPEVFAVASRLPVDAKITRSTTKFALRKALEPIIPAHVLHRPKLGFPVPIRHWLRAGELLDWAYAMVGSSQAGELVDLAAVRTMLDEHRGGVSDHSRRLWTMLIFMLWHAIFVEHSVTPQIKEPHYPVQL, from the coding sequence GTGTGTGGACTGCTGGCCCTGGTAACTGACCCGTCGCGAGCCGCCCAGGGTGAGGTCTCCCCCGAGGCCGAAACCCGGCTCGTCGACGCGGTGGCGGGGGCGTCGCACCTGATGCGGCACCGCGGCCCCGACGAGCCCGGCACGTGGGCCGAGACCGGCCCGGACGGCGCGAGCGTCGTACTCGGTTTCAACCGGCTGTCGATCATCGACATCGCCCACAGCCACCAACCGCTGCGGTGGGGCCCGGCCGACGCTCCGGATCGCTACGTGCTGGTGTTCAACGGCGAGATCTACAACTATCTGGAGCTCCGTGACGAGCTCCGCGACAAGCACGGTGCCGAATTTCACACCGACGGCGACGGCGAGGCCATCGTCGCGGCCTACCACCACTGGGGCGCCGATGCGCTGAGTCGGCTGCGCGGCATGTTCGCGTTCGCCCTGTGGGACACCGAGACGCGCGAGTTGTTCTGTGCGCGCGACCCGTTCGGCATCAAGCCGTTGTTCATGGCCACCGGGCCAGGGGGCACCGCGGTCGGCAGCGAGAAGAAATGCCTGATGGATCTGGCGCAGAATCCGGACCTGGCGCTCGGTATCGATCTGGATATCGACGCGCGGGCGCTGCAGCACTACACCGTGCTGCAGTACGTGCCGGAGCCCGAGACCCTCAACCGGGGCATCCGCAGGCTCGAATCGGGCAGCTACGCCCGGATCCGCCCGGGCGCGGCGCCTGAGGTGACCCGGTATTTCGTGCCGAAGTTCGCCGCCGTGCCGTTCGTGGCGGGCGGCGAGCAGTCCAGGTACGACGAGATCACGGCCGCGCTGGAGGATTCGGTCGCCAAGCACATGCGCGCCGATGTCACGGTCGGCGCGTTCCTGTCCGGGGGCATCGACTCGACGGCCATCGCGGCGCTGGCCATGCGGCACAACCCCCGGCTGATCACGTTCACCACCGGTTTCGAGCGCGAGGGTTTCTCCGAAGTCGATGTCGCGGTGGCGTCCGCCGAGGCAATCGGCGCCCGGCACGTCACCAAGGTGGTCAGCCAGGCCGAGTTCGTCGAGGCCCTGCCGGAGATCGTCTGGTATCTCGACGAGCCCGTGGCCGATCCGGCCCTGGTGCCGCTGTTCTTCATCGCGCGCGAGGCCCGCAAGCACGTCAAGGTGGTGCTGTCGGGAGAAGGCGCCGACGAGCTGTTCGGCGGGTACACGATCTACCGCGAGCCGTTGTCGCTCAAGCCGTTCGACTATCTGCCGCGCCCGGTGCGCAAGTCGTTGGGCAAGGCGTCCAAACCGCTGCCGGAGGGCATGCGCGGCAAGAGCCTGCTGCACCGCGGCTCGCTGACGCTCGAAGAGCGCTATTACGGCAATGCGCGCAGTTTCTCCGACGATCAGTTGCGGGCCGTGCTGCCGGGTTTCCGTCCGCACTGGGTCCACACCGATGTCACCGCGCCCGTGTACGCGGCGTCGCAGGGCTGGGATCCGGTGGCGCGTATGCAGCACACCGATCTGTTCACGTGGTTGCGCGGCGACATCCTGGTCAAGGCCGACAAGGTGACCATGGCCAACTCGCTGGAGTTGCGGGTGCCGTTCCTCGATCCCGAGGTGTTCGCGGTCGCGTCCCGGCTTCCGGTCGACGCGAAGATCACGCGGTCGACGACCAAGTTCGCGTTGCGCAAGGCGCTCGAACCGATCATCCCGGCCCACGTGCTGCACCGCCCCAAGCTGGGCTTCCCGGTCCCGATCCGGCACTGGCTGCGCGCCGGTGAGCTGTTGGACTGGGCCTACGCGATGGTCGGCTCGTCACAGGCCGGTGAGCTCGTGGATCTCGCCGCGGTGCGCACCATGCTCGATGAGCACCGCGGCGGCGTCAGCGATCACAGCAGGCGGTTGTGGACCATGCTGATCTTCATGCTGTGGCACGCCATCTTCGTCGAACACAGCGTGACCCCGCAGATCAAGGAGCCGCACTACCCCGTGCAGCTTTAG
- a CDS encoding cytochrome c oxidase subunit 4, with protein sequence MHIEARLFEILTAFFALSAVVYGVLTAMFATGGVEWAGTTALVLTTGLTLITGTFFRFVARRLDTRPEDYEDAEISDGAGELGFYAPHSWWPIMIALSFSTAAVGTALWLPWLIVAGVCFVLVSVGGLVFEYYWGPEKH encoded by the coding sequence ATGCATATTGAAGCCCGGCTGTTCGAGATCCTGACTGCGTTCTTCGCCTTGTCGGCCGTCGTGTACGGCGTGCTGACCGCGATGTTCGCCACCGGTGGCGTGGAGTGGGCCGGCACCACCGCGCTCGTGCTGACCACCGGCCTCACGTTGATCACCGGTACCTTCTTCCGCTTCGTGGCCCGCCGTCTCGACACCCGGCCCGAGGACTACGAGGACGCTGAGATCAGCGACGGCGCAGGCGAACTGGGCTTCTACGCGCCGCACAGCTGGTGGCCGATCATGATCGCGCTTTCGTTCTCGACCGCCGCGGTGGGCACCGCGCTGTGGTTGCCGTGGCTGATCGTCGCAGGCGTGTGCTTCGTGCTCGTGTCCGTCGGCGGCCTGGTCTTCGAGTACTACTGGGGCCCGGAAAAGCACTGA
- a CDS encoding DUF2561 family protein, with product MTGPLDSLDGTDRILLGACAAVWLAALGAGVAAAVALVDLGRGHVQNADSADTPWLLYTIIGISVVVIAAAVPLLLRARAQADSRQPASGVLRPSQQPLPPRRPLGGPGAGAPVVVSGYGRDENSATAKVEQVWLRYTLAVACAMGIATAATGIATYLMATDSDVAAWCLYGLAGVVTAGMVALPIVALRQLDAVTA from the coding sequence ATGACCGGACCGCTGGACAGCCTGGACGGGACCGACCGGATTCTGCTCGGAGCCTGTGCCGCGGTCTGGCTGGCCGCGCTGGGTGCGGGCGTGGCCGCCGCGGTGGCACTCGTGGACCTCGGGCGCGGGCACGTGCAGAACGCGGACTCGGCGGATACGCCATGGCTGCTGTACACGATCATCGGGATCTCGGTCGTGGTCATCGCGGCCGCGGTTCCCCTGCTGCTCCGGGCCCGGGCACAGGCCGATTCGCGGCAACCCGCGAGCGGCGTCCTGCGTCCGTCTCAGCAGCCGCTGCCGCCGCGGCGACCGCTCGGCGGGCCGGGCGCCGGCGCCCCGGTCGTGGTGAGTGGCTATGGGCGCGACGAGAATTCGGCGACCGCGAAGGTCGAGCAGGTGTGGTTGCGCTACACCTTGGCGGTCGCGTGTGCCATGGGTATCGCCACAGCGGCGACCGGTATCGCGACCTATCTGATGGCAACCGACAGTGATGTCGCCGCATGGTGCCTGTACGGCCTTGCCGGCGTGGTCACAGCGGGCATGGTGGCGTTGCCCATCGTCGCGCTGCGTCAGCTCGATGCCGTGACCGCCTAG
- a CDS encoding carbohydrate kinase family protein: protein MTIAVTGSIATDHLMKFPGKFSEQLLADHLQKVSLSFLVDELVIHRGGVAGNMAYAIGVLGGDVTLVGAVGKDFDDYRGWLTSHGVDCDSVLVSSTAYTARFVCTTDQDMAQIASFYPGAMSEARTISLADLVARSGKPELVIVGANDPEAMFLHTQECRELGLAFAADPSQQLARLSGEEIRKLIDGATYLFTNDYEWDLLLQKSGWSEAEVMRQIELRVTTLGEKGVDIVGRDGTFVHVDVVPETHKDDPTGIGDAFRAGFLTGRSAGLSLERAAQLASLVAVLVLEAPGPQEWSWDRDDAVRRLSEAYGADAGAEIGKALGA, encoded by the coding sequence GTGACCATCGCAGTTACCGGCTCGATCGCGACCGACCATCTGATGAAGTTTCCCGGCAAGTTCTCCGAACAACTGCTGGCGGACCACCTGCAGAAGGTGTCGCTGAGCTTCCTGGTCGACGAGCTGGTCATCCACCGCGGCGGCGTCGCGGGCAACATGGCGTACGCCATCGGCGTGCTGGGCGGCGACGTCACGCTCGTCGGCGCCGTCGGCAAGGATTTCGACGACTACCGCGGCTGGCTGACCTCGCACGGCGTGGACTGCGACAGCGTCCTCGTGTCGTCGACGGCCTACACCGCGCGCTTCGTCTGCACCACCGACCAGGACATGGCCCAGATCGCCTCGTTCTACCCGGGCGCCATGTCGGAGGCGCGCACCATCTCGCTTGCCGACCTGGTCGCGCGGTCCGGTAAACCCGAACTGGTGATCGTGGGGGCCAACGACCCCGAGGCGATGTTCCTGCACACCCAGGAATGCCGCGAGCTCGGCCTGGCCTTCGCCGCCGATCCTTCGCAGCAGCTGGCCCGGCTCTCGGGCGAGGAGATCCGCAAGCTCATCGACGGCGCCACCTACCTGTTCACCAACGACTACGAGTGGGATCTGCTGTTGCAGAAGTCGGGCTGGTCAGAAGCCGAGGTGATGCGCCAGATCGAGCTCCGGGTCACGACGCTGGGGGAGAAGGGCGTCGACATCGTGGGCCGCGACGGCACATTCGTTCACGTCGACGTCGTCCCCGAGACCCACAAGGACGACCCGACCGGCATCGGCGACGCCTTCCGGGCCGGGTTCCTCACCGGGCGCAGCGCAGGTCTGAGCCTCGAACGCGCGGCGCAGCTCGCGTCGCTCGTCGCGGTCCTGGTGCTCGAGGCGCCCGGGCCGCAGGAATGGAGCTGGGATCGTGACGACGCCGTGCGGCGGCTGTCCGAGGCGTACGGCGCCGACGCCGGCGCCGAGATCGGCAAGGCCCTCGGCGCGTAG
- a CDS encoding MmpS family transport accessory protein, with the protein MSGPDPTEPDAVGSDLPDDKPGRHSAPEPEPEHDEQAQVGAPEPRTGETEIYSQAYSAPESEQFTSGPYVPADIALYDYDSYDPASELADAQKPPRWPWVVGITAIIAAIALVVSVSVLVTRDDSTTNLATPETSTTPSTPPVQDEITTTTEAPPPPPPPPPPTSEAPPPPPPPETVTVTEPPPPPPAPAPTSEAPPPPPATTTPAPPTTTRSGPRQVTYSVTGTKAPGDIITITYVDGNGNRRTLRNVYIPWTFTMTPISNSDVGSVEASSLFLVSRLNCSITASDGTVLSSNANNSAQTAC; encoded by the coding sequence ATGAGCGGGCCGGATCCCACTGAGCCGGATGCTGTCGGTTCGGATCTGCCGGATGACAAACCCGGTAGGCATTCCGCACCCGAACCTGAACCCGAGCACGATGAGCAGGCGCAGGTCGGGGCGCCCGAACCGCGCACCGGCGAAACCGAGATCTACTCGCAGGCGTACTCCGCGCCCGAATCGGAGCAGTTCACCAGCGGCCCATACGTTCCGGCCGACATCGCGCTGTACGACTACGACAGCTACGACCCGGCCAGTGAGCTCGCGGACGCGCAGAAGCCGCCACGCTGGCCCTGGGTCGTCGGCATCACCGCGATCATCGCGGCCATCGCGCTCGTCGTATCGGTGTCGGTGTTGGTGACGCGCGACGACAGCACCACCAACCTGGCGACGCCCGAGACCAGCACGACGCCTTCGACACCGCCCGTGCAGGACGAGATCACCACCACGACGGAGGCTCCGCCTCCGCCGCCACCACCCCCGCCGCCGACGTCGGAGGCACCGCCTCCGCCGCCACCACCGGAGACGGTGACGGTGACCGAGCCCCCGCCGCCCCCGCCCGCGCCCGCGCCGACATCCGAGGCGCCCCCACCGCCGCCCGCGACCACGACCCCGGCGCCGCCCACGACGACACGCTCGGGCCCGCGCCAGGTGACGTACTCGGTGACGGGTACCAAGGCGCCCGGCGACATCATCACGATCACCTACGTCGACGGCAACGGAAACCGCCGCACGCTGCGCAACGTCTACATCCCGTGGACGTTCACCATGACCCCCATCTCCAATTCGGACGTGGGTTCGGTGGAGGCCTCCAGCCTGTTCCTGGTGAGCCGGCTGAACTGCTCCATCACCGCGAGCGACGGCACGGTGTTGTCCTCCAACGCCAACAACTCGGCCCAGACAGCCTGCTGA
- the ctaC gene encoding aa3-type cytochrome oxidase subunit II yields MVLGGTAVLLSGCSWQEVLGLGWPNGITPEGKLNRDLWLGSVIASFVVGAIVWALIFWASAFHRKKKTDTELPRQFGYNMPLELVLTVIPFLIISVLFYFTVVVQERMLHKDPNPEVVIDVTAFQWNWKFGYQKIDYADGTFDYDGADPERKAAMTSKPEGTDEHGKERVGAVRGLNPEDRTYLNFDKIETLGSSTEIPVLVLPKGKRIEFQLNSADVIHGFWVPEFLFKRDVMPDPVANHSDHIFQVSEIQETGAFVGRCTEMCGTYHSMMNFEIRVVEPNDFKAYIDQRSAGKTNAEALAAINQAPLATTTEPFDTRRGEQAPQASK; encoded by the coding sequence ATGGTCTTGGGCGGTACGGCCGTGCTGCTGAGCGGTTGCAGCTGGCAGGAAGTGCTTGGCCTGGGCTGGCCGAACGGCATCACGCCGGAAGGCAAACTGAACCGTGATCTGTGGCTCGGATCGGTGATCGCGTCGTTCGTCGTTGGCGCCATCGTGTGGGCGTTGATCTTCTGGGCCAGTGCCTTCCACCGGAAGAAGAAGACCGACACCGAGTTGCCGCGCCAGTTCGGCTACAACATGCCGCTGGAACTGGTGCTGACGGTCATCCCGTTCCTCATCATCTCGGTGCTGTTCTACTTCACCGTGGTCGTGCAGGAGCGCATGCTGCACAAGGATCCCAATCCCGAGGTCGTCATCGACGTCACGGCCTTCCAGTGGAACTGGAAGTTCGGTTACCAGAAGATCGACTACGCCGACGGCACATTCGATTACGACGGCGCCGACCCCGAGCGCAAGGCCGCGATGACCTCCAAGCCGGAGGGCACCGACGAGCACGGCAAGGAACGCGTCGGCGCGGTGCGCGGCCTCAACCCCGAGGACCGCACCTACCTGAACTTCGACAAGATCGAGACCCTGGGCAGCTCGACCGAGATCCCGGTGCTGGTGCTGCCGAAGGGCAAGCGCATCGAGTTCCAGCTCAACTCGGCCGACGTGATCCACGGCTTCTGGGTTCCCGAGTTCCTGTTCAAGCGCGACGTCATGCCGGATCCGGTGGCCAACCACTCGGACCACATCTTCCAGGTCAGCGAGATCCAGGAGACCGGCGCGTTCGTCGGGCGCTGCACCGAGATGTGCGGCACCTACCACTCGATGATGAACTTCGAGATCCGCGTGGTGGAGCCCAACGACTTCAAGGCCTACATCGATCAGCGGTCTGCGGGCAAGACCAACGCCGAGGCGTTGGCCGCCATCAACCAGGCGCCGCTGGCCACCACGACCGAGCCGTTCGACACCCGACGCGGTGAGCAAGCACCGCAGGCGAGCAAGTAG
- a CDS encoding HAD-IA family hydrolase, protein MTWNACAILFDIDGTLVDSTPVVERSWRTWAHEYEVDAEEVLRVCHGRRTEDTVADFVAPRHRAEAVARLQALESADLAGVTALPGAHVVLEALPPCRWAAVTSGERALMTARLAAAQLPIPETLICAEDVSAGKPSPEGYLKVAAALSFAAAQCVVVEDAPAGISAGKRAGARVLALTTTHTVRQVAGADATAPDLSAVVVGYADGSVTVSIR, encoded by the coding sequence GTGACATGGAATGCGTGCGCGATCCTGTTCGACATCGACGGCACCCTGGTGGACTCCACACCGGTCGTCGAACGGTCGTGGCGCACATGGGCTCACGAGTATGAGGTCGACGCCGAAGAGGTGCTGCGCGTCTGCCACGGCCGTCGGACCGAAGACACCGTCGCCGACTTCGTCGCGCCGCGGCATCGAGCCGAGGCGGTGGCCAGGCTGCAGGCGTTGGAATCGGCGGACCTTGCGGGCGTCACGGCCTTGCCAGGGGCTCACGTGGTGCTCGAAGCGCTCCCGCCGTGCCGGTGGGCCGCGGTCACATCCGGCGAACGGGCGCTGATGACCGCCCGACTGGCGGCCGCGCAGCTGCCCATTCCCGAGACACTGATATGCGCCGAGGACGTTTCGGCGGGCAAGCCGAGCCCGGAAGGCTACCTCAAGGTAGCGGCCGCGTTGAGCTTCGCTGCCGCACAGTGCGTTGTGGTGGAAGACGCGCCGGCCGGGATCAGCGCGGGCAAGAGAGCAGGCGCACGGGTGCTGGCGCTGACGACCACTCATACGGTTCGTCAGGTGGCGGGCGCAGACGCCACCGCACCCGATCTTTCTGCCGTGGTCGTCGGGTACGCCGACGGCAGTGTCACGGTGTCGATCCGATAG